One Alnus glutinosa chromosome 3, dhAlnGlut1.1, whole genome shotgun sequence genomic region harbors:
- the LOC133863156 gene encoding uncharacterized protein LOC133863156 → MESLWRQSVSVPGVSNDNAAPDKNLTHHMNVISSVDSRSDGQTEAVNRNLENLLRCLVTDNQASWDLLLPQAEFAYNNFVNRSNIGHSPFEVVTGTKLRLPCDLFPLPNPIHHSEATEYFSRDIQQPHIDVRCKLTLSANSYKAAVEPHRRHVEF, encoded by the exons ATGGAGTCATTGTGGCGTCAGTCAGTATCCGTGCCTGGAGTCTCTAATGATAATGCAGCGCCAGACAAAAATCTCACACATCATATGAATGTGATATCGTCTGTGGATAGCAGATCTG ATGGCCAAACCGAAGCCGTCAACCGGAACTTGGAAAACCTTTTGCGCTGCTTGGTGACGGATAATCAAGCTTCCTGGGACCTACTTCTCCCTCAAGCAGAATTTGCTTACAACAACTTTGTGAATAGGAGTAATATTGGTCACTCTCCTTTTGAAGTCGTGACAGGAACTAAGCTACGCCTTCCTTGTGACTTATTTCCGCTTCCCAATCCCATACACCATAGTGAAGCAACTGAATATTTTTCTCGAGACATCCAGCAACCCCATATTGATGTCCGGTGCAAGCTCACACTGAGCGCGAACTCTTACAAGGCCGCAGTGGAACCACATAGGCGACATGTTGAGTTTTAG